In the Pseudoalteromonas sp. A25 genome, GAGTTTGCGTGAAGGAAAGCAAGTTAGCCATAAACAACTATCCGTTTGCTCTCTTGGCGTTCAAACCACAAATCCAGTGACTCAGCAGCTGTGGAGTCAAATTTACAATTTTCAGCGAGGATGCTTGTTTGCTAAAGAGCAACTAGCTATTAAAAGCCCTTCAAGAAATGTACTCTTACAGAAGGTACATCAGATATTGGCCCCCGAAGTAGATAATCATGGTGAATATCGAACCTCTCCATGCTGGATTGGAGGTAAGAGCCCTGATACAGCGCGTTTTGTAGCTGCAGATGCCAATCGAATTCACAGCCTGATGCAAGATTGGTATAACGCATTGGACCAACAACCATCCACCTCTTTAGAGCACGCACTAAGTCTTTATGATCAGTTTTTAGTTGTCCACCCTTTTAACGATGGCAATGGTAGAGTAGCTAGAGCATTTCTAGATGGGGCACTATCCCATGTTCGAAACAACTATTGGCTACACCCACTTTTTTTTAGATTAGCCAACAGCTCAGTGCAATACAAGAACAAACACAATGCTTACCAAAGAGACAACATAGTTTCATGGCTCAACTATTGGGAAACCGCATTTAGGTGGCTCGAACAAAAACAAAGACAAATAGCACAAGCTTTGAGCGAGTGTGAACAACAATTTAGGCTTGCACTCGCATGCTGCATGAAACCAAAAGGGTGGGAGGAACTAGTCCAGCAACTGTACGATACCCCCATTATAAATATGCAAACAGCACATCATTACGTCGAAGCTGCCACCGTTATGCTGCAGACAGGATTGTTGGAAGTGAAAACGCTCAGTAATGCCAATAACACCAAGGTACTAGAATGTCCCTATATCTTTAAGCTTTGGCAATGTTGGGAGGATATTTTGTTGGCAAGTGAGGATATTATTGACAAAAGAGTTGCTAACTAACCGGATCTTTGCACAAAAAAACCTTTTAGATAAATCAATATTCACTAATAAAGTCTTGTAAAAAACTAAATTGAGCCGTCTTAGATATCCTAACTGATTAAAGCTAATTCTTAGCTTTAATCAGTGTATTAACTAACGCTTTTTGACGGAGCTATTAATCGTACGACAAATAACTAATTGCTTGCATAATTTTCTTTTGATTGGGCTAAAAAATTTCATTCCAAAGCTTTG is a window encoding:
- a CDS encoding Fic family protein, giving the protein MPSYENCIWQKNNQPYQCYVPDFLKHKVTPVSPTLQSIQKRLNVYSIAPVHAKFFSRYLAGSVSLREGKQVSHKQLSVCSLGVQTTNPVTQQLWSQIYNFQRGCLFAKEQLAIKSPSRNVLLQKVHQILAPEVDNHGEYRTSPCWIGGKSPDTARFVAADANRIHSLMQDWYNALDQQPSTSLEHALSLYDQFLVVHPFNDGNGRVARAFLDGALSHVRNNYWLHPLFFRLANSSVQYKNKHNAYQRDNIVSWLNYWETAFRWLEQKQRQIAQALSECEQQFRLALACCMKPKGWEELVQQLYDTPIINMQTAHHYVEAATVMLQTGLLEVKTLSNANNTKVLECPYIFKLWQCWEDILLASEDIIDKRVAN